From Nicotiana tabacum cultivar K326 chromosome 22, ASM71507v2, whole genome shotgun sequence, one genomic window encodes:
- the LOC107811034 gene encoding uncharacterized protein LOC107811034 isoform X2, with protein MATRRRIFKKYLIAVTGLSGAAVTFQTLNPNSLPSSTDSPFINGVIRSSRALLTITSSVVDYKYSLYGFNPDSDEYRLALSKVHLRSAKRILTMCDTNKGIYVKAGQFVAAIRQVPKEYSTSLSSLQDQAVPCQFEAIKEVLLRNLGPNFSDIFFSFDEQPVAAASIAQVHHAVLKDHQEVAVKVQYPGLEYQMKFDLATMSFLSKSVGLLFPEYRFQWLVSEFEKSIASELDFIAEAKNMEKTGKNFNNNCMVKVPHVFWELTTKQVLTMQFCRGHKVAKVLAEVFAEMIFIHGFLHGDLHPGNILVSPEGKNGFSLVLLDFGICKHLDDDFRLKYCQLWEALVVMDSTKIQQIGEYFGVGKYSRYFPVIFTGRTIDSKSALGRGMSAEEKKNLKQELKSLKMEDISSFMESLPADFLTVLRTDGLLRSLISKLGAPLRVRLLAYAEYALYGLSLKVDSTSDSAIEVMLSRFKTGLRYIQLRLLFGMLEFVSWLENIKQLSTRRSKNLLASAGYAVRNLYRPLLTT; from the exons ATGGCGACTCGGCGGCGAATATTCAAGAAGTACCTGATCGCCGTGACCGGCTTATCTGGCGCCGCAGTTACctttcaaaccctaaaccctaactcTCTCCCATCTTCCACAGATTCGCCTTTCATCAACGGCGTCATTCGCTCCTCTCGAGCTCTCCTcacg ATTACTTCCAGTGTGGTTGACTATAAATACTCTTTGTACGGCTTCAATCCTGATAGTGATGAGTATCGCCTTGCTCTTTCTAAG GTACATCTAAGGTCAGCAAAGAGAATTTTGACAATGTGTGACACCAATAAAGGTATTTATGTCAAAGCTGGTCAGTTTGTTGCAGCCATTAGGCAAGTGCCTAAAGAATACTCAACATCACTTTCATCATTACAGGATCAG GCTGTTCCTTGTCAGTTTGAAGCCATTAAAGAAGTGCTACTCAGAAATCTGGGTCCAAATTTTTCAGATAT atttttctcctttgaTGAGCAACCAGTTGCTGCTGCCTCTATTGCTCAAGTACACCATGCTGTTTTAAAAGACCACCAAGAAGTGGCAGTGAAG GTGCAGTACCCTGGATTGGAGTATCAAATGAAATTTGACCTTGCAACCATGTCTTTCCTGTCAAAATCTGTTGGATTG CTCTTCCCTGAATACAGGTTTCAGTGGCTTGTATCGGAATTTGAAAAATCTATTGCTTCTGAACTTG ATTTTATTGCAGAGGCTAAAAACATGGAGAAAACTGGCAAAAACTTTAACAACAACTGCATGGTTAAGGTTCCCCATGTTTTTTGG GAATTAACAACAAAGCAGGTTCTGACGATGCAGTTTTGCAGAGGTCATAAG GTTGCAAAAGTTTTGGCAGAAGTGTTTGCAGAAATGATTTTTATTCATGGTTTTCTGCATGGAGATCTACATCCTGGTAATATATTAGTCTCCCCTGAAGGGAAGAATGGCTTTTCTTTAG TTCTGTTAGATTTTGGGATTTGTAAGCACTTGGATGACGATTTCAGATTGAAATATTGCCAGCTTTGGGAGGCTTTGGTAGTTATGGACTCAACCAAAATCCAGCAGATAGGAGAATACTTTGGTGTTGGAAAGTACTCAAGATACTTTCCTGTCATATTTACAGGAAGAACTATTGACAG TAAATCGGCACTTGGGAGAGGAATGTCTGCTGAAGAAAAGAAGAACCTGAAGCAGGAATTGAAGTCTCTTAAAATGGAGGACATATCTTCCTTCATGGAATCTCTGCCTGCTGATTTTCTCACAGTATTGCGTACCGA TGGGCTCCTAAGATCTCTGATCAGCAAGTTGGGTGCTCCCTTGCGAGTCCGATTATTAGCATATGCTGAATATGCACTATATGGTCTTTCTTTGAAGGTTGACTCTACATCTG ATTCTGCCATAGAAGTCATGCTCTCTAGATTCAAGACAGGCCTCCGCTACATCCAACTAAGACTCCTCTTTG GGATGTTGGAGTTTGTTTCATGGCTAGAAAACATCAAACAGTTGTCAACTAGGCGGTCTAAAAATTTGCTTGCCTCAGCTGGTTATGCCGTAAGGAACTTGTACCGTCCTTTGTTGACCACATAA
- the LOC107811034 gene encoding uncharacterized protein LOC107811034 isoform X1 — protein sequence MATRRRIFKKYLIAVTGLSGAAVTFQTLNPNSLPSSTDSPFINGVIRSSRALLTITSSVVDYKYSLYGFNPDSDEYRLALSKVHLRSAKRILTMCDTNKGIYVKAGQFVAAIRQVPKEYSTSLSSLQDQAVPCQFEAIKEVLLRNLGPNFSDIFFSFDEQPVAAASIAQVHHAVLKDHQEVAVKVQYPGLEYQMKFDLATMSFLSKSVGLLFPEYRFQWLVSEFEKSIASELDFIAEAKNMEKTGKNFNNNCMVKVPHVFWELTTKQVLTMQFCRGHKVDDLDFLKQRGLSPVKVAKVLAEVFAEMIFIHGFLHGDLHPGNILVSPEGKNGFSLVLLDFGICKHLDDDFRLKYCQLWEALVVMDSTKIQQIGEYFGVGKYSRYFPVIFTGRTIDSKSALGRGMSAEEKKNLKQELKSLKMEDISSFMESLPADFLTVLRTDGLLRSLISKLGAPLRVRLLAYAEYALYGLSLKVDSTSDSAIEVMLSRFKTGLRYIQLRLLFGMLEFVSWLENIKQLSTRRSKNLLASAGYAVRNLYRPLLTT from the exons ATGGCGACTCGGCGGCGAATATTCAAGAAGTACCTGATCGCCGTGACCGGCTTATCTGGCGCCGCAGTTACctttcaaaccctaaaccctaactcTCTCCCATCTTCCACAGATTCGCCTTTCATCAACGGCGTCATTCGCTCCTCTCGAGCTCTCCTcacg ATTACTTCCAGTGTGGTTGACTATAAATACTCTTTGTACGGCTTCAATCCTGATAGTGATGAGTATCGCCTTGCTCTTTCTAAG GTACATCTAAGGTCAGCAAAGAGAATTTTGACAATGTGTGACACCAATAAAGGTATTTATGTCAAAGCTGGTCAGTTTGTTGCAGCCATTAGGCAAGTGCCTAAAGAATACTCAACATCACTTTCATCATTACAGGATCAG GCTGTTCCTTGTCAGTTTGAAGCCATTAAAGAAGTGCTACTCAGAAATCTGGGTCCAAATTTTTCAGATAT atttttctcctttgaTGAGCAACCAGTTGCTGCTGCCTCTATTGCTCAAGTACACCATGCTGTTTTAAAAGACCACCAAGAAGTGGCAGTGAAG GTGCAGTACCCTGGATTGGAGTATCAAATGAAATTTGACCTTGCAACCATGTCTTTCCTGTCAAAATCTGTTGGATTG CTCTTCCCTGAATACAGGTTTCAGTGGCTTGTATCGGAATTTGAAAAATCTATTGCTTCTGAACTTG ATTTTATTGCAGAGGCTAAAAACATGGAGAAAACTGGCAAAAACTTTAACAACAACTGCATGGTTAAGGTTCCCCATGTTTTTTGG GAATTAACAACAAAGCAGGTTCTGACGATGCAGTTTTGCAGAGGTCATAAG GTCGATGACTTGGATTTTCTGAAGCAAAGAGGACTTAGCCCAGTCAAG GTTGCAAAAGTTTTGGCAGAAGTGTTTGCAGAAATGATTTTTATTCATGGTTTTCTGCATGGAGATCTACATCCTGGTAATATATTAGTCTCCCCTGAAGGGAAGAATGGCTTTTCTTTAG TTCTGTTAGATTTTGGGATTTGTAAGCACTTGGATGACGATTTCAGATTGAAATATTGCCAGCTTTGGGAGGCTTTGGTAGTTATGGACTCAACCAAAATCCAGCAGATAGGAGAATACTTTGGTGTTGGAAAGTACTCAAGATACTTTCCTGTCATATTTACAGGAAGAACTATTGACAG TAAATCGGCACTTGGGAGAGGAATGTCTGCTGAAGAAAAGAAGAACCTGAAGCAGGAATTGAAGTCTCTTAAAATGGAGGACATATCTTCCTTCATGGAATCTCTGCCTGCTGATTTTCTCACAGTATTGCGTACCGA TGGGCTCCTAAGATCTCTGATCAGCAAGTTGGGTGCTCCCTTGCGAGTCCGATTATTAGCATATGCTGAATATGCACTATATGGTCTTTCTTTGAAGGTTGACTCTACATCTG ATTCTGCCATAGAAGTCATGCTCTCTAGATTCAAGACAGGCCTCCGCTACATCCAACTAAGACTCCTCTTTG GGATGTTGGAGTTTGTTTCATGGCTAGAAAACATCAAACAGTTGTCAACTAGGCGGTCTAAAAATTTGCTTGCCTCAGCTGGTTATGCCGTAAGGAACTTGTACCGTCCTTTGTTGACCACATAA
- the LOC107811034 gene encoding uncharacterized protein LOC107811034 isoform X3 → MSKLVSLLQPLGKCLKNTQHHFHHYRIRLFLVSLKPLKKCYSEIWVQIFQICRFFSFDEQPVAAASIAQVHHAVLKDHQEVAVKVQYPGLEYQMKFDLATMSFLSKSVGLLFPEYRFQWLVSEFEKSIASELDFIAEAKNMEKTGKNFNNNCMVKVPHVFWELTTKQVLTMQFCRGHKVDDLDFLKQRGLSPVKVAKVLAEVFAEMIFIHGFLHGDLHPGNILVSPEGKNGFSLVLLDFGICKHLDDDFRLKYCQLWEALVVMDSTKIQQIGEYFGVGKYSRYFPVIFTGRTIDSKSALGRGMSAEEKKNLKQELKSLKMEDISSFMESLPADFLTVLRTDGLLRSLISKLGAPLRVRLLAYAEYALYGLSLKVDSTSDSAIEVMLSRFKTGLRYIQLRLLFGMLEFVSWLENIKQLSTRRSKNLLASAGYAVRNLYRPLLTT, encoded by the exons ATGTCAAAGCTGGTCAGTTTGTTGCAGCCATTAGGCAAGTGCCTAAAGAATACTCAACATCACTTTCATCATTACAGGATCAG GCTGTTCCTTGTCAGTTTGAAGCCATTAAAGAAGTGCTACTCAGAAATCTGGGTCCAAATTTTTCAGATATGTAG atttttctcctttgaTGAGCAACCAGTTGCTGCTGCCTCTATTGCTCAAGTACACCATGCTGTTTTAAAAGACCACCAAGAAGTGGCAGTGAAG GTGCAGTACCCTGGATTGGAGTATCAAATGAAATTTGACCTTGCAACCATGTCTTTCCTGTCAAAATCTGTTGGATTG CTCTTCCCTGAATACAGGTTTCAGTGGCTTGTATCGGAATTTGAAAAATCTATTGCTTCTGAACTTG ATTTTATTGCAGAGGCTAAAAACATGGAGAAAACTGGCAAAAACTTTAACAACAACTGCATGGTTAAGGTTCCCCATGTTTTTTGG GAATTAACAACAAAGCAGGTTCTGACGATGCAGTTTTGCAGAGGTCATAAG GTCGATGACTTGGATTTTCTGAAGCAAAGAGGACTTAGCCCAGTCAAG GTTGCAAAAGTTTTGGCAGAAGTGTTTGCAGAAATGATTTTTATTCATGGTTTTCTGCATGGAGATCTACATCCTGGTAATATATTAGTCTCCCCTGAAGGGAAGAATGGCTTTTCTTTAG TTCTGTTAGATTTTGGGATTTGTAAGCACTTGGATGACGATTTCAGATTGAAATATTGCCAGCTTTGGGAGGCTTTGGTAGTTATGGACTCAACCAAAATCCAGCAGATAGGAGAATACTTTGGTGTTGGAAAGTACTCAAGATACTTTCCTGTCATATTTACAGGAAGAACTATTGACAG TAAATCGGCACTTGGGAGAGGAATGTCTGCTGAAGAAAAGAAGAACCTGAAGCAGGAATTGAAGTCTCTTAAAATGGAGGACATATCTTCCTTCATGGAATCTCTGCCTGCTGATTTTCTCACAGTATTGCGTACCGA TGGGCTCCTAAGATCTCTGATCAGCAAGTTGGGTGCTCCCTTGCGAGTCCGATTATTAGCATATGCTGAATATGCACTATATGGTCTTTCTTTGAAGGTTGACTCTACATCTG ATTCTGCCATAGAAGTCATGCTCTCTAGATTCAAGACAGGCCTCCGCTACATCCAACTAAGACTCCTCTTTG GGATGTTGGAGTTTGTTTCATGGCTAGAAAACATCAAACAGTTGTCAACTAGGCGGTCTAAAAATTTGCTTGCCTCAGCTGGTTATGCCGTAAGGAACTTGTACCGTCCTTTGTTGACCACATAA